The following proteins come from a genomic window of Streptomyces liliiviolaceus:
- a CDS encoding MMPL family transporter: MAALARWCVQHRLVALLLWLTALGGTATAALVAGSAYSNDYQVPGTESGRAAELLQENFPGLGGDGDTVVWHSTPGTVRAADVEQTMTLTLDRIAALPGVAAVVSPYEGSGGEGPGSGQISGDGRTAYATVIFDEPAEDIDRGEAAAVVAAAKAAGTDGLQVELGGQAVALTESSGGHLAEIVGVAVAAVVLFLAFGSLAASALPIATALVSVGTAYAGIVLLGHVMTVADFAPMLGLLIGLGVGIDYALFIVTRHRRGLKRGLPVEEAARNAVATTGRAVVFAGATVCIALLGMLILRLGFLNGVAIAASLTVVLTVAASVTLLPALLSFIGMRALSRRERRRLAEHGPEPEVPTGLAARWSAFVERHPKILGGAALAVMALLAVPMFSLHLGTSDQGNNPSTATTRQAYDLIAEGFGPGMNGPLTLVTPVTGAQDRLALDNLDATLRATAGVRDVTPVTFDGDGDTAYLTVVPESSPQSRQTSELVEHLRTDVLPRAGTGTTLDLQVGGITAGYDDFADVIVGKLPLFVGVVIGLGCLLLLLAFRSVGIPLKAAAMNVAAVAASFGVVVAIFQWGWGSELLGLGRAGPIEPFLPVIMVSVLFGLSMDYQVFLVGRMYEEWLETGDNRRAVRVGLAETGRVINSAAVIMISVFLAFVLSGDRVISMFGVGLAAAVALDAFVLRTLLVPALMHLLGGANWWLPGWLDRRLPRLSIEPPEIRTAGPGRRATIPGARGDALVDAMGAAGAVDAPADVPVAVLVKERQQDVRDIPG, from the coding sequence GTGGCAGCCCTCGCACGTTGGTGTGTGCAGCACCGTCTCGTCGCCCTACTGCTCTGGCTCACCGCCCTCGGCGGAACCGCCACCGCCGCGCTCGTCGCCGGATCCGCGTACTCGAACGACTACCAGGTGCCGGGCACCGAGTCGGGACGGGCCGCCGAACTGCTCCAGGAGAACTTCCCCGGCCTCGGCGGCGACGGCGACACCGTCGTCTGGCACTCCACCCCGGGTACGGTCCGCGCCGCCGACGTCGAACAGACCATGACCCTCACCCTCGACCGGATCGCCGCCCTGCCGGGGGTGGCCGCGGTCGTCAGCCCCTACGAGGGTTCCGGCGGCGAGGGGCCCGGTTCCGGGCAGATCAGCGGCGACGGGCGTACCGCCTACGCCACAGTGATCTTCGACGAGCCGGCCGAGGACATCGACCGGGGCGAGGCCGCGGCCGTCGTCGCCGCCGCGAAGGCGGCCGGAACCGACGGGCTCCAGGTCGAGCTGGGCGGCCAGGCCGTCGCCCTCACCGAGTCCTCCGGCGGACACCTCGCCGAGATCGTCGGCGTGGCCGTCGCCGCCGTGGTCCTCTTCCTCGCCTTCGGCTCCCTCGCCGCCTCGGCCCTGCCCATCGCGACGGCCCTGGTGAGCGTCGGCACCGCGTACGCGGGAATCGTGCTGCTCGGGCATGTGATGACCGTCGCCGACTTCGCGCCCATGCTCGGGCTGCTGATCGGGCTGGGCGTCGGCATCGACTACGCGCTGTTCATCGTGACCAGGCACCGCCGCGGTCTCAAGCGCGGCCTTCCCGTCGAGGAGGCCGCCCGCAACGCGGTGGCCACCACCGGGCGCGCGGTCGTCTTCGCGGGCGCCACCGTCTGCATCGCCCTGCTGGGCATGCTCATCCTGCGGCTCGGCTTCCTGAACGGCGTCGCGATCGCCGCCTCACTCACCGTGGTCCTCACGGTCGCGGCCTCCGTCACCCTGCTGCCCGCGCTGCTCTCCTTCATCGGCATGCGCGCGCTCAGCCGCCGCGAACGCCGCCGGCTGGCCGAGCACGGACCCGAACCCGAGGTCCCCACCGGACTCGCCGCCCGCTGGTCCGCCTTCGTCGAACGGCACCCCAAGATCCTCGGCGGCGCCGCCCTCGCCGTCATGGCGCTGCTCGCGGTGCCGATGTTCTCGCTGCACCTGGGCACCTCCGACCAGGGCAACAACCCGTCGACGGCCACCACGCGACAGGCGTACGACCTGATCGCGGAGGGCTTCGGACCGGGCATGAACGGGCCGCTGACCCTCGTCACGCCCGTCACCGGCGCCCAGGACCGGCTCGCCCTCGACAACCTCGACGCCACGCTCCGGGCGACCGCGGGCGTCCGGGACGTGACCCCGGTGACGTTCGACGGCGACGGGGACACCGCCTACCTCACCGTCGTACCCGAGTCCTCACCGCAGTCCCGGCAGACCAGCGAACTCGTCGAGCACCTCCGTACGGACGTACTGCCGCGGGCCGGGACCGGCACCACGCTCGACCTCCAGGTCGGCGGCATCACCGCCGGATACGACGACTTCGCGGACGTCATCGTCGGCAAACTGCCGCTCTTCGTGGGCGTGGTGATCGGTCTGGGCTGCCTCCTGCTGCTGCTCGCCTTCCGGTCCGTCGGCATCCCGCTGAAGGCCGCCGCGATGAACGTCGCCGCCGTCGCCGCCTCCTTCGGGGTCGTCGTCGCGATCTTCCAGTGGGGCTGGGGGAGCGAACTGCTGGGCCTCGGCCGGGCCGGTCCGATCGAACCCTTCCTGCCCGTGATCATGGTCTCCGTGCTCTTCGGGCTCTCCATGGACTACCAGGTGTTCCTGGTCGGCAGGATGTACGAGGAGTGGCTGGAGACCGGTGACAACCGCCGGGCCGTCCGGGTGGGCCTCGCGGAGACCGGCCGGGTGATCAACTCCGCCGCCGTGATCATGATCTCGGTCTTCCTGGCCTTCGTGCTCAGCGGCGACCGTGTGATCTCGATGTTCGGCGTCGGGCTGGCCGCGGCCGTCGCCCTCGACGCGTTCGTGCTGCGTACGCTCCTGGTGCCCGCCCTCATGCACCTGCTCGGCGGCGCCAACTGGTGGCTGCCCGGCTGGCTCGACCGGCGCCTGCCGCGGCTCAGTATCGAGCCGCCGGAAATCCGTACCGCCGGTCCGGGCCGCCGTGCGACGATCCCCGGGGCGCGCGGCGACGCGCTCGTGGATGCGATGGGTGCGGCGGGCGCGGTGGACGCGCCGGCGGACGTACCCGTGGCGGTACTCGTGAAGGAGCGACAGCAGGATGTACGCGATATCCCTGGGTGA
- a CDS encoding putative bifunctional diguanylate cyclase/phosphodiesterase translates to MEPTESAAPDSRLRPRWMTGVRRWGHPLLERSREFGAGLGVTRPAERSGVPGAPGSPGYAAGQHTGTDGPGSGRFTAVPGSPAQLPGQETDRQPAWPALPTAVVVAAAAVLGAGFYRAFTGHHSLFPSGSAGWALAVLVGVIVGHLVALGRSRWWGGTGSGAALTLAVLLLYGWVPAGMVSLTVVVLVGIARRHRWRQGILHGAVDILGIGAGALVLAAFGRVPSVETPWKPETWTVLTVPQVVLAAGAYLVVSRALLWYLHAPRTPGLPTVARTALVRQGLVAVALLGIAPLICVVAVALPALLPLFAVPLIALDSTLWIARARAEEQLRDPLTGLPNRQWLLERTWRALDDAERIGARSALMLIDLDRFRSVNDTLGHLAGDRLLLQIADRLRIALPRGAEAARLGGDEFAVLLPIADSTTSATRVARGLVTALGSPLDLDGLTLVLEASAGLAVFPDHALDAEGLLRRADVAMYQAKRDRTGVEVYESKRDSNTPDRLGLLGDLRRALDAGDVQLHYQPKVRFDGQVAGLEALVRWVHPERGKVPPDEFIAIAESSGLMPHLTEYVLEAALAQVARWRAQGLRVPVAVNVSPRDVHTPGFAGSVAARLARHGVPAGALQLEITEHVLLEDPQRAADTLAALTAHGVKMSLDDFGTGYSSLVHLRRLPVSELKIDRSFVARLAVDTEDAEIVRCTVDLAHSLGLLVVAEGVEDDETWERLRDLGCDAVQGWLVAAAMPPEEATAWLLARGSRGWQRPAAALPAASPAAGSDE, encoded by the coding sequence ATGGAACCGACCGAGAGCGCCGCCCCGGACTCACGGCTGCGCCCACGCTGGATGACCGGCGTGCGGCGATGGGGGCACCCCTTGCTGGAGCGAAGCCGGGAGTTCGGGGCGGGCCTCGGCGTCACCAGGCCCGCGGAGCGGTCCGGCGTGCCGGGGGCCCCGGGGTCGCCGGGGTACGCCGCCGGACAGCACACCGGTACGGACGGACCCGGTTCGGGCCGGTTCACCGCCGTCCCCGGCTCCCCGGCCCAGCTGCCCGGCCAGGAGACCGACCGGCAGCCGGCCTGGCCCGCGCTGCCCACGGCGGTCGTCGTGGCCGCCGCGGCCGTGCTGGGCGCGGGGTTCTACCGCGCCTTCACCGGCCACCACTCGCTCTTTCCGTCCGGCTCGGCCGGCTGGGCGCTGGCCGTGCTCGTCGGCGTCATCGTCGGCCACCTGGTCGCGCTGGGCCGCTCCCGCTGGTGGGGCGGCACGGGCTCCGGAGCGGCCCTCACCCTCGCCGTCCTGCTGCTGTACGGCTGGGTGCCGGCCGGAATGGTCAGCCTCACCGTCGTCGTGCTCGTCGGCATAGCCCGCCGGCACCGCTGGCGCCAGGGCATCCTGCACGGCGCGGTGGACATCCTCGGCATCGGCGCGGGGGCGCTGGTGCTGGCCGCGTTCGGCCGGGTGCCGTCCGTCGAGACGCCCTGGAAACCGGAGACCTGGACCGTTCTCACCGTGCCTCAGGTGGTGTTGGCGGCCGGGGCGTATCTCGTCGTGAGCCGCGCGCTGCTCTGGTACCTCCACGCGCCCCGCACGCCGGGACTGCCCACCGTCGCCCGCACGGCCCTGGTCAGACAGGGGCTCGTGGCCGTCGCGCTGCTCGGTATCGCTCCGCTGATCTGCGTGGTCGCCGTCGCCCTCCCCGCGCTCCTGCCGCTCTTCGCCGTGCCCCTCATCGCTCTCGACTCCACGCTCTGGATAGCGCGGGCCCGGGCCGAGGAGCAACTGCGTGATCCCCTCACGGGTCTGCCCAACCGGCAGTGGCTGCTCGAACGGACCTGGCGGGCGCTCGACGACGCCGAACGGATCGGTGCGCGTTCCGCTCTGATGCTGATCGACCTCGACCGCTTCCGGTCCGTGAACGACACCCTCGGACATCTCGCCGGCGACCGGCTGCTGTTGCAGATAGCGGACCGGCTGCGGATCGCCCTGCCGCGCGGGGCGGAGGCCGCGCGGCTGGGCGGGGACGAGTTCGCCGTACTGCTGCCCATCGCCGACTCGACGACCTCGGCGACGCGGGTCGCCCGCGGCCTCGTGACCGCGCTCGGCTCGCCGCTCGACCTCGACGGGCTGACGCTCGTGCTGGAGGCAAGCGCCGGGCTCGCCGTCTTCCCCGACCACGCGTTGGACGCGGAGGGCCTGCTGCGGCGGGCGGACGTCGCGATGTACCAGGCGAAGCGGGACCGTACGGGGGTGGAGGTCTACGAGTCCAAGCGCGACTCCAACACCCCCGACCGGCTCGGACTGCTGGGCGATCTGCGGCGGGCGCTCGACGCGGGGGACGTCCAGCTGCACTACCAGCCGAAGGTGCGCTTCGACGGGCAGGTCGCGGGACTTGAGGCGCTCGTACGATGGGTGCATCCCGAGCGCGGGAAGGTGCCGCCGGACGAGTTCATAGCCATCGCCGAGTCGTCCGGACTGATGCCGCACCTGACCGAGTACGTCCTGGAGGCGGCGCTCGCGCAGGTGGCGCGCTGGCGTGCCCAGGGGCTTCGGGTGCCGGTCGCCGTGAACGTGTCGCCCCGGGACGTGCACACCCCCGGCTTCGCGGGATCGGTGGCCGCGCGGCTCGCCCGGCACGGCGTCCCCGCGGGGGCGCTGCAGCTGGAGATCACCGAACACGTCCTGCTGGAGGACCCGCAGCGGGCCGCGGACACCCTCGCCGCGCTGACCGCGCACGGCGTGAAGATGTCCCTCGACGACTTCGGGACCGGGTACTCGTCGCTGGTGCATCTGCGGCGGCTGCCGGTGAGCGAGCTGAAGATCGACCGCTCGTTCGTGGCGCGGCTCGCGGTGGACACGGAGGACGCGGAGATCGTGCGCTGCACGGTGGACCTCGCGCATTCGCTCGGGCTGCTCGTCGTCGCGGAGGGCGTCGAGGACGACGAGACGTGGGAGCGGTTGCGGGACCTCGGGTGCGACGCGGTGCAGGGGTGGCTCGTGGCCGCGGCGATGCCTCCGGAGGAGGCCACGGCGTGGTTGCTGGCGCGGGGGTCGCGGGGGTGGCAGCGGCCTGCCGCCGCGTTGCCTGCGGCGTCGCCCGCGGCCGGCTCGGACGAGTAG
- the gatB gene encoding Asp-tRNA(Asn)/Glu-tRNA(Gln) amidotransferase subunit GatB, which translates to MTATTDLVSYEDALASYDPVMGLEVHVELGTKTKMFCGCSTELGAEPNSQACPTCLGMPGALPVVNAIGVESAIKIGLALHCEIAEWCRFARKNYFYPDMPKNFQTSQYDEPIAFNGYLDVQLDDGEIFRVEIERAHMEEDTGKSLHVGGATGRIHGASHSLLDYNRAGIPLIEIVTKPIEGAGERAPEVAKAYVAELRELIKALGVSEARMEQGQMRCDVNLSLRPHGREKFGTRSETKNVNSLRSVERAARFEIQRHAAVLNDGGTIIQETRHFHEDTGSTTSGRVKEEAEDYRYFPEPDLVPVAPSREWVEELRAGLPEQPLARRNRLREEWGVNAHDMQSMLNAGAIDLIVATIAAGADAASARKWWMGELARAANESGVALDSLAITPEQVARVAALVVEGSLNDKLARQVIDGVVKGEGTPDEVVEKRGLKVVSDEGALTAAVDEAIAGNPGVADKIRGGKVAAVGALVGAVMKATRGQADAARVKELILEKLGVEG; encoded by the coding sequence GTGACTGCCACGACTGACCTGGTGTCGTACGAGGACGCGCTGGCGTCGTACGACCCCGTCATGGGCCTCGAAGTCCATGTCGAACTCGGCACCAAGACCAAGATGTTCTGCGGCTGCTCCACCGAGCTGGGCGCCGAGCCCAACTCGCAGGCCTGCCCGACCTGTCTGGGCATGCCCGGCGCGCTGCCGGTCGTCAACGCGATCGGCGTCGAGTCCGCGATCAAGATCGGCCTCGCGCTGCACTGCGAGATCGCCGAATGGTGCCGCTTCGCCCGGAAGAACTACTTCTATCCGGACATGCCGAAGAACTTCCAGACCTCCCAGTACGACGAGCCGATCGCCTTCAACGGCTACCTCGACGTCCAGCTGGACGACGGCGAGATCTTCCGCGTGGAGATCGAGCGCGCCCACATGGAGGAGGACACCGGCAAGTCGCTGCACGTCGGCGGCGCGACGGGCCGTATCCACGGCGCCTCGCACTCGCTGCTCGACTACAACCGCGCCGGCATCCCGCTCATCGAGATCGTCACCAAGCCGATCGAGGGCGCGGGCGAGCGGGCCCCCGAGGTCGCCAAGGCGTACGTCGCCGAGCTGCGCGAGCTGATCAAGGCGCTCGGCGTCTCGGAAGCGCGCATGGAGCAGGGCCAGATGCGGTGCGACGTGAACCTGTCGCTGCGCCCGCACGGCCGGGAGAAGTTCGGTACGCGCAGCGAGACGAAGAACGTCAACTCGCTGCGGTCCGTGGAGCGTGCGGCCCGCTTCGAGATCCAGCGGCACGCCGCCGTGCTCAACGACGGCGGCACGATCATCCAGGAGACCCGCCACTTCCACGAGGACACGGGGTCGACGACCTCGGGGCGTGTGAAGGAGGAGGCCGAGGACTACCGGTACTTCCCGGAGCCCGACCTCGTGCCGGTCGCGCCGTCCCGCGAGTGGGTCGAGGAGCTGCGCGCGGGGCTGCCCGAGCAGCCGCTGGCCCGCCGCAACCGGCTGCGCGAGGAGTGGGGCGTCAACGCCCACGACATGCAGTCGATGCTCAACGCCGGGGCCATCGACCTCATCGTCGCCACGATCGCGGCGGGTGCCGACGCGGCCTCCGCTCGCAAGTGGTGGATGGGTGAGCTGGCGCGTGCGGCCAACGAGTCCGGGGTGGCCCTGGACTCTCTGGCCATCACGCCCGAGCAGGTCGCCCGGGTGGCCGCGCTGGTCGTCGAGGGGTCCCTCAACGACAAGCTGGCCCGGCAGGTCATCGACGGGGTCGTCAAGGGTGAGGGCACGCCGGACGAGGTCGTCGAGAAGCGCGGTCTGAAGGTCGTCTCGGACGAGGGTGCGCTGACGGCTGCCGTCGATGAGGCCATTGCCGGGAACCCCGGTGTCGCCGACAAGATTCGTGGCGGCAAGGTGGCTGCTGTCGGTGCGCTGGTGGGGGCCGTCATGAAGGCCACGCGGGGGCAGGCTGACGCGGCGCGGGTCAAGGAGCTGATCCTTGAGAAGCTTGGTGTCGAGGGCTAG
- the gatA gene encoding Asp-tRNA(Asn)/Glu-tRNA(Gln) amidotransferase subunit GatA has product MTDSNVNIIKLTAAEIAAAIASGELTAVEVTEAHLARIGAVDEKVHAFLHVDREGALAQARAVDEKRARGEKLGPLAGVPLALKDIFTTKGIPTTVGSKMLEGWIPPYDATVTARLKAADVVILGKTNMDEFAMGSSTENSAYGPTGNPWDLSRIPGGSGGGSSAALASYQAPLAIGTDTGGSIRQPAAVTGTVGVKPTYGGVSRYGMVAFSSSLDQGGPCARTVLDAALLHEVIAGHDPMDSTSVDEPVPAVVEAARNGSVDGMRVGVVKQFRGEGYQAGVVQRFDESVALLKELGAEIVELDCPSFDLALSAYYLIAPSECSSNLARFDGLRYGLRIGDDGTRSAEEVTALTREAGFGDEVKRRIMLGTYALSSGYYDAYYGSAQKVRTLITRDFEKAFEQVDVIVSPTTPTTAFPIGERADDPMAMYLADLCTIPTNLAGNAAMSLPCGLAPEDNLPVGLQIIAPALKDDRLYKVGAAVEAAFVERWGHPLIEEAPSL; this is encoded by the coding sequence ATGACGGACAGCAACGTCAACATCATCAAGCTCACCGCCGCCGAGATCGCCGCCGCGATCGCCTCCGGCGAGCTGACCGCCGTCGAGGTCACCGAGGCGCACCTCGCGCGCATCGGCGCCGTCGACGAGAAGGTGCACGCCTTCCTGCACGTCGACCGGGAAGGGGCGCTCGCCCAGGCCCGCGCGGTCGACGAGAAGCGGGCGCGGGGCGAGAAGCTCGGCCCGCTGGCCGGCGTACCCCTCGCGCTCAAGGACATCTTCACCACCAAGGGCATCCCGACCACCGTCGGGTCCAAGATGCTCGAAGGCTGGATCCCGCCCTACGACGCCACGGTCACCGCGCGGCTCAAGGCGGCCGACGTCGTCATCCTCGGCAAGACCAACATGGACGAGTTCGCCATGGGGTCCTCCACCGAGAACAGCGCGTACGGGCCGACCGGCAACCCCTGGGACCTGTCCCGCATCCCCGGCGGCTCCGGCGGCGGTTCGTCCGCGGCCCTCGCCTCCTACCAGGCGCCCCTTGCGATCGGCACGGACACCGGCGGCTCCATCCGCCAGCCCGCCGCCGTCACCGGCACGGTCGGCGTGAAGCCGACGTACGGCGGGGTGTCCCGGTACGGCATGGTGGCGTTCTCGTCCTCCCTCGACCAGGGCGGGCCCTGCGCCCGTACCGTGCTCGACGCGGCCCTGCTGCACGAGGTCATCGCCGGACACGACCCGATGGACTCGACCTCCGTCGACGAGCCGGTCCCGGCCGTCGTCGAGGCCGCCCGCAACGGCAGCGTGGACGGCATGCGCGTCGGCGTCGTCAAGCAGTTCCGCGGCGAGGGCTACCAGGCCGGTGTCGTGCAGCGCTTCGACGAGTCGGTCGCGCTCCTGAAGGAACTGGGCGCCGAGATCGTCGAACTGGACTGCCCGTCCTTCGACCTGGCCCTGTCGGCGTACTACCTGATCGCGCCGTCCGAGTGTTCGAGCAACCTCGCCCGGTTCGACGGCCTGCGCTACGGCCTGCGCATCGGTGACGACGGCACGCGCTCCGCCGAGGAGGTCACCGCCCTCACCCGCGAGGCGGGCTTCGGCGACGAGGTCAAGCGCCGCATCATGCTCGGCACGTACGCGCTCAGCTCCGGCTACTACGACGCGTACTACGGCAGTGCCCAGAAGGTCCGTACGCTCATCACGCGGGACTTCGAGAAGGCGTTCGAGCAGGTCGACGTGATCGTCTCGCCGACGACGCCGACCACCGCCTTCCCGATCGGCGAGCGCGCCGACGACCCGATGGCGATGTACCTCGCGGACCTGTGCACCATCCCGACCAACCTCGCGGGCAACGCCGCGATGTCGCTGCCCTGCGGCCTCGCACCCGAGGACAATCTGCCCGTCGGCCTCCAGATCATCGCGCCGGCCCTCAAGGACGACCGCCTGTACAAGGTGGGAGCCGCCGTCGAGGCCGCGTTCGTGGAACGCTGGGGCCACCCGTTGATCGAGGAGGCTCCGTCGCTGTGA
- the gatC gene encoding Asp-tRNA(Asn)/Glu-tRNA(Gln) amidotransferase subunit GatC: protein MPGITREEVAHLARLARLELKGEELDHFAGQLDDIIGAVARVSEVADQDVPPTSHPLPLTNVMRADEVRPSLTPEQALSGAPAQEQQRFKVPQILGED from the coding sequence ATGCCTGGCATCACGCGCGAGGAGGTCGCCCACCTCGCCCGGCTGGCGCGTCTGGAGCTGAAGGGCGAAGAGCTCGACCACTTCGCCGGCCAGCTCGACGACATCATCGGCGCGGTCGCCCGCGTCAGCGAGGTCGCCGACCAAGACGTACCGCCGACCTCCCACCCGCTGCCGCTGACGAACGTCATGCGCGCGGACGAGGTCCGTCCGTCGCTCACCCCCGAGCAGGCGCTCTCCGGCGCCCCGGCCCAGGAGCAGCAGCGTTTCAAGGTGCCGCAGATCCTGGGGGAGGACTAA